Genomic DNA from Leptospira venezuelensis:
TTCAATTCGTTCTGATGGATTTTTTCTGATCCTTCATTTCGTGTGGAGGCAAAATCTTGGGATCCGATTTCGCTTATAATTTCGTCGGAGTCTTGACTTGAACTTATTTCGATTGCTATCTTCATCGTCACTGGAGGAGCAATGATGGTATCAATCATTGGATAATCGGCGACCCAAACGTTAGTTGTTGTTTCATTTGCGTTTTGAATCCCATCTCCATCAAAATCGTTCAGGATATTTGTTCCGGTAGGATCTATCGCTCCGCCTAAAGCTTTTACATTAACCTTAGTTCCCGGAGGAAGACTGAAAAGATTATCTACTGGGATAACTGGAAGTACCGGACTACCAGGCTGCCCTCCTTTATCTATAATAAGGGGAACTTTTTCGATCGTTAACCAAGTTGCCTTAGAGAGATCCACATCTCGATTCCCTCCAAAACCCCAGTCGCTCAAACAGCTTGCAAAGAAAAATACAACAGAAGTTATAATAACTTTTCTAACAGTAATCTTAACGATCAAATCGAACATCGAACGAACCTCCAGCCCCTATCACTTAAAGGACCAAATTCAAAATACAAAATAGGCCGGACAAATTTTTCGACTTGAGTCGACTTTTTTGACTGAGTTCAAATTTTTACTCACAGTTTTGTCAGATTCATCTATGAATCGAAACACAACTTGCGTACCTGAGTGGACTTCTGAAAAAAGTTCCATTTTTTGTCTAATTTTTTGTGGCTAACTTAAAAAAAATTTCAGAAAAGCTTATAAAACAGGCAGTTATAATGATGAAATCGAGTTAACGGAAAAATTTTGGGAACTTTTTTGTACCAAATGGGATAATGCGCTGCGATGAATATATATCCCCTAACGGATATATTCAATTATCATAATATATCATATTTCTTTAAGAAAATTTCACAAAAAAGAGAGTATTTTAAATTTCCATAATGTAAAAATTCAAAATTTAAGAAATTAATTATTTCCAAAACAGCATCTTCGAGCATAGATAGTTTGAAAAACAAAGCATATATCAATCCTACTTTTCTTGATCTAATCCTGCAGGTTCTTGGATGACTCGGACATGAGCAGAATAGATACTATTAAAAAGCTTGTACTAAAAAGCCTTTTCCTATAATCTTTCCCAATGACGCGTTCTTCTCTTAGAACTGACGGGGCTTTTCTTGTCGGGATCACTGGGATGATCGGCGGAGGTAAATCCACTGCGACTCGGATCTTAGAAGAGTTGGGCGGAGTCAGGATTAGCGCTGATGAGATAGCCCGCAAATACACGGATCCAAACAGTCCGATCTCTAAGGAATTAATAGATTCCTTGGGCACTGAAATTTTAGATGAGTCCGGTCAGATAGATCGCAAAAGGATCGCAAAGTTAGTATTCGGTAATCCCGAAAAACTAAAGATCCTAAACTCTTTGACCCATCCAAGGATACGTAAGGAGTTTTTGGAAGTCCTGGGCAGTTTAGAAAAAGGCAGCTTGGTTTTGTGGGAAGTCCCACTTCTATTCGAAACGGACTCTTATACACTTTGTGATGCAACTGTCTGTGTGATCTCAGATCCCGAAGTTTCCATACAAAGGACAGTAAAAAGGGACGGGATTAGTAGAGAAGAAGCGGAAGCCAGGGCTAAAAGCCAGCTTTCGCTTCAGGAAAAAGCGAAGAAGGCCGACTATTCTATTAAGAACACAGGGGATTTGTTGGACCTTCGTAAAGAATGCGAATTTTTGTACGCTGAGTTAAAAGGAAGAATGAAATGAAGGAAAAAGTTTTCTACGTCATCAATCTGGATAATAAAAGGATCTCCCTACTCTCTCTATTTTTAGTAGGTCTTCTTTTTTCATTCTTCTTCTTAGGGGTTTCTGTAGGTAGAAAAAGAGGCCAAGTGCAAGACGACCTGGCTCTGAACTCCAACAGAGATAATATAGAATCCTTATCTTCCTCTACTGTGAACCAAGCAATGGAAGAATCTTCTGTTTCTTCTAATATTAAAAAGGAAGAAGAAGTTAAATTTAAAAATCTTCCTCCTGGTGCAGAAGTTGTGGATTTAAGATCCGAAGTTTCTCCCGCAAAAAAAGAAGAACCATCTAAGATAGAAGTAGAAGCTCCATCTTCTTCTCATCCTGAAAAAAAATTAGTTCGGAAAGAAAAGGAATCCAAAAAATCAGTCCACACTTCGACTCGTAAGGTGGCTGTCCATAAGGCTGATAACGATTTTTTTGTTCAAGTAGCGGCTTTCAAGACCAAAGAGAAGGCAGATGAACTCAAGTCGTCTTTAGGTGGGAAGTCCTATGTGAAAAAAACCAAAAATGGTTATTTTACTGTCCGTATGGGAAATTTTCCGTCCAAAGAAGACGCTGAGAAATCCATGAAGAAACTTCCGGGCAATTTAAAAGAA
This window encodes:
- the coaE gene encoding dephospho-CoA kinase (Dephospho-CoA kinase (CoaE) performs the final step in coenzyme A biosynthesis.) — encoded protein: MTRSSLRTDGAFLVGITGMIGGGKSTATRILEELGGVRISADEIARKYTDPNSPISKELIDSLGTEILDESGQIDRKRIAKLVFGNPEKLKILNSLTHPRIRKEFLEVLGSLEKGSLVLWEVPLLFETDSYTLCDATVCVISDPEVSIQRTVKRDGISREEAEARAKSQLSLQEKAKKADYSIKNTGDLLDLRKECEFLYAELKGRMK
- a CDS encoding SPOR domain-containing protein — translated: MKEKVFYVINLDNKRISLLSLFLVGLLFSFFFLGVSVGRKRGQVQDDLALNSNRDNIESLSSSTVNQAMEESSVSSNIKKEEEVKFKNLPPGAEVVDLRSEVSPAKKEEPSKIEVEAPSSSHPEKKLVRKEKESKKSVHTSTRKVAVHKADNDFFVQVAAFKTKEKADELKSSLGGKSYVKKTKNGYFTVRMGNFPSKEDAEKSMKKLPGNLKENALVSKE